In Salmo salar chromosome ssa15, Ssal_v3.1, whole genome shotgun sequence, one genomic interval encodes:
- the eif2d gene encoding eukaryotic translation initiation factor 2D codes for MFSKSFRVKSNTVIKGSDRRKLKADISTAFPSLSVEELSELVPNKEELNVVKIYAHKGDAVTLYMLHKNPVFFELEKCLYPTVYTLWHYPHVLPTFTTWPPVLQKLAGGADLMLPGVVVPLSGLPEVKKGDCCAVKVVSNRAPMAVGTATMSSAEMRSLGMKGRGVSVLHTYMDSLWAFGDKSGPPSIPDMDTEGVEAMYGEEEEDDEATEGDEEEPCPNSDGDKATDAPCPGIQELSLADREEGEHGKEEGEDLRSPQEQMDALLLQCFLQALKSKVKKSELPLLTSSFLRIHMFSCCPSGKQLDIKKSSYKKLSKFLQCMQQQHSLVRVKELSKGVESIVEVDWKNPELRSFRTPKDPGIEEASVEVGGADGEKPYHPPEITTLYSVSSRLEPLFQDAKKRKGTVLQPAEVRAIITDYVKRNELVDENNKNYVIINPILCDCLLEKSEYQEVEALKWDDLFSRTLYKMQHCHQLVFPGQPPIVKKGHIEPIDISVASRGSNKKVTMIKNLEVYGLDPMAVSVALQHRVQASSALNPVPGSKDRVLVQIQGNQVQQVCKLLLDKYQIPCKYIQGLDNKVQKPGRKK; via the exons ATGTTTTCGAAATCGTTCCGTGTCAAGTCCAACACAGTGATCAAAGGATCCGACAG GAGGAAGCTGAAAGCTGACATATCCACagcctttccctctctgtccgtGGAGGAACTGTCCGAGTTGGTCCCAAACAAGGAGGAGCTGAATGTAGTGAAGATTTATGCCCACAAGGGAGATGCAGTGACCCTCTACATGCTTCATAAGAACCCAGTGTTCTTTGAGCTGGAGAAATGCCTCTATCCCACAG tgtaTACGCTTTGGCATTATCCCCATGTCTTgccaacattcacaacatggccTCCAGTGCTACAGAAGCTGGCTGGAGGGGCAG aTCTCATGCTGCCTGGAGTGGTGGTGCCTCTAAGTGGTCTCCCAGAGGTGAAGAAGGGGGACTGCTGTGCTGTTAAAGTTGTTAGCAACAG GGCTCCCATGGCAGTGGGCACTGCCACCATGTCCAGTGCTGAGATGAGGAGCTTGGGCATGAAGGGCAGAGGGGTGTCAGTCCTCCACACCTACATGGACAGCCTGTG ggcATTTGGAGACAAGTCTGGTCCTCCCTCCATTCCTGATATGGACACTGAGGGTGTCGAGGCAATGtatggagaagaagaggaggatgatgaggCAACAGAGGGGGATGAAGAGGAACCGTGTCCCAACTCTGATGGTGACAAGGCCACAGATGCCCCCTGTCCTGGTATCCAGGAGCTCAGCCTGGCtgacagggaggagggggagcACGGGAAAGAGGAAGGAGAAGACCTGAGAAGCCCACAAG AACAGATGGATGCCCTGCTGCTGCAGTGTTTCCTCCAGGCACTCAAGAGCAAAGTGAAGAAGTCAGAGCTCCCCCTGCTGACCAGTAGCTTCCTGCGCATCCACATGTTCTCCTGCTG TCCAAGTGGAAAGCAACTTGACATCAAGAAATCAAGCTATAAAAAG TTATCCAAGTTCCTTCAGTgcatgcagcagcagcacagcctggTGAGGGTGAAGGAGCTGAGTAAAGGGGTGGAGAGCATTGTAGAGGTTGACTGGAAGAACCCAGA ACTGCGCTCCTTCCGCACCCCAAAGGATCCTGGGATAGAGGAGGCCTCAGTGGAGGTGGGAGGAGCAGATGGGGAGAAGCCCTACCATCCCCCTGAGatcactaccctctatagtgtgTCCTCTCGTCTGGAGCCTCTGTTTCAAGATGCCAAGAAGAG GAAAGGAACAGTACTCCAACCAGCGGAAGTGAGAGCAATCATCACAGATTATGTGAAGAGGAACGAGCTGGTTGATGAGAATAATAAAAA TTATGTCATCATTAACCCGATCCTATGTGACTGCCTACTGGAGAAGTCAGAATACCAGGAGGTGGAGGCACTCAAGTGGGATGACCTTTTCAGCAG GACGCTATACAAAATGCAGCACTGCCACCAGCTGGTGTTCCCTGGCCAGCCACCCATAGTAAAGAAGGGCCACATTGAGCCCATAGACATCTCTGTGGCCTCCAGGGGCTCCAACAAGAAG GTGACTATGATAAAGAACCTGGAGGTGTATGGTCTGGACCCCATGGCTGTGTCAGTCGCCCTGCAGCACAGAGTCCAAGCCAGCTCAGCTCTGAACCCGGTCCCCGGCTCCAAGGACCGAGTCCTGGTCCAAATACAGGGAAACCAGGTCCAGCAAGTCTGCAAACTTCTACTAG ACAAGTATCAAATTCCCTGCAAGTACATCCAGGGACTAGACAACAAAGTTCAGAAGCCTGGGAGGAAGAAATAG